Proteins co-encoded in one Bradyrhizobium sp. 170 genomic window:
- a CDS encoding SDR family oxidoreductase yields the protein MFNDQLLAGRRILVTGGGTGLGKSMAARFLQLGAEVHICGRRKIVCDETATELMDLHGGRVISHGVDIRNAMAVDEMIEAIWTEGPLTDLINNAAGNFISRSEELSPRGFDAVANIVMHGTFYVTHAVGRRWIAAKLPGNVVSITVTWVRNGSPYVVPSAMSKSAIHAMTMSLAVEWGKHGIRLNTIAPGEIPTEGMSKRIKPGDEAGARTRAQNPMGRVGTMEELQNLAVFLISGGCDWINGETIAMDGAQALAMGGNFYQLRDWSDDDWNAARDSIKAQNEKDRAARG from the coding sequence ATGTTCAACGATCAGCTTCTCGCCGGGCGGCGCATTCTCGTGACCGGAGGCGGCACCGGCCTCGGCAAGTCCATGGCCGCACGATTTCTCCAACTGGGAGCCGAGGTCCACATCTGCGGTCGCCGCAAAATCGTGTGCGATGAGACCGCGACCGAATTGATGGACCTTCATGGCGGGCGTGTGATCAGCCACGGCGTCGACATCCGCAATGCGATGGCCGTCGACGAAATGATCGAAGCGATCTGGACCGAAGGTCCCCTCACCGATCTCATCAACAACGCTGCCGGAAATTTCATCTCGCGGTCGGAAGAGCTCTCGCCGCGCGGCTTCGATGCCGTCGCCAACATCGTGATGCATGGCACTTTCTATGTGACGCATGCGGTCGGACGGCGCTGGATCGCCGCCAAGCTGCCCGGCAATGTGGTGTCGATCACCGTGACCTGGGTGCGCAACGGCTCGCCCTATGTGGTGCCGTCGGCGATGAGCAAATCGGCGATCCACGCCATGACGATGTCGCTGGCGGTCGAATGGGGCAAACACGGCATCCGCCTCAACACGATTGCACCCGGTGAAATCCCGACCGAGGGCATGAGCAAGCGCATCAAGCCCGGCGACGAGGCCGGCGCGCGCACCCGGGCGCAGAACCCGATGGGCCGGGTCGGCACCATGGAGGAGTTGCAGAACCTCGCGGTGTTCCTGATCTCCGGTGGCTGCGACTGGATCAACGGCGAAACCATCGCCATGGACGGCGCGCAGGCGCTCGCGATGGGCGGCAATTTCTATCAGCTGCGCGACTGGAGCGACGACGACTGGAACGCGGCGCGCGACTCGATCAAGGCGCAAAACGAAAAGGACCGCGCGGCAAGGGGGTGA
- a CDS encoding crotonase/enoyl-CoA hydratase family protein, with amino-acid sequence MEQRVSISISDGIADVRLVRADKMNALDAAMFEALVAATERLAHEKGVRAVVLSGEGRAFCAGLDMGRFAAMKENGGNGIAGGEKRDLSARTHGLANFPQQAVWGWRQLPVPVIAAIQGVAFGGGFQLALGADMRFLTPDARMSIMEIKWGLVPDMAGTPILASLVRDDILRDLTYTGRIFSAQEAMSYGLATRICDDPLAAALEVAREIAGKSPDAIRAAKRMLNNLSVDPGPALLAESIEQQKLLGSPNQTEAVRANMEKRAPRFAEA; translated from the coding sequence ATGGAGCAACGCGTTTCGATCTCGATTTCGGACGGCATTGCCGATGTCCGGCTGGTGCGGGCCGACAAGATGAACGCGCTCGATGCCGCGATGTTTGAGGCGCTGGTGGCCGCAACCGAGCGGCTTGCCCATGAAAAAGGCGTTCGAGCGGTAGTATTGTCCGGGGAGGGGCGGGCGTTTTGCGCCGGTCTTGATATGGGACGCTTCGCCGCGATGAAGGAAAACGGCGGTAACGGGATCGCCGGTGGCGAGAAACGGGACCTGTCTGCACGCACGCATGGGCTTGCGAACTTTCCGCAACAGGCGGTCTGGGGCTGGCGGCAGCTTCCGGTGCCTGTCATCGCCGCGATCCAGGGCGTGGCGTTCGGTGGCGGGTTCCAGCTCGCGCTCGGTGCCGACATGCGCTTCCTCACGCCGGACGCGCGGATGTCAATCATGGAGATCAAATGGGGCCTGGTGCCCGACATGGCCGGCACGCCCATTCTCGCGAGCCTCGTCCGTGACGATATCCTGCGCGACCTCACCTATACCGGCCGCATCTTCTCGGCGCAGGAAGCCATGAGCTATGGCCTCGCGACGCGGATCTGCGACGATCCGCTTGCAGCGGCCCTCGAGGTCGCGCGTGAAATCGCCGGCAAGAGCCCGGATGCGATCCGCGCCGCCAAGCGCATGTTGAACAATTTGTCCGTCGATCCCGGTCCGGCGCTGCTTGCCGAATCCATCGAGCAGCAGAAGTTGCTGGGCAGCCCCAACCAGACCGAGGCGGTGCGTGCCAACATGGAAAAACGCGCGCCGCGGTTTGCGGAAGCTTAA